ACGAAGGCGGCGACCATGGCCGCCTCGCTCGATCGTGAAATGCACCGACGGGAACTCGATCGGTGCTGTGTCCAAACGTATCGCCGCCCCGGCGGTCCCGCCGTCAAACTTGCGTAAACTACCGGGCTTCGGTCTTAGGTTTGTGCCTAAGCAAGTTTCGATCCCGACGCAAGCATGAAACTCGAAAACATCTGTGTGTACTGCGGCTCGAATGCCGGCCGGCAGCCTGTCTATGCCGAAGCGGCCCGTGCCTTCGGCCGCGAGCTGGCGCGGCGTGGCCTGGGGCTGGTGTACGGCGGGTCCAGCAACGGCATCATGGGCATCCTGGCCGACGCGGTGCTGGAAAGCGGCGGTCGCGCCATCGGCGTGATCCCCGAAGCGCTGGTCAAAAAGGAACTGGCCCACCGCGGACTGACCGAGCAGCACGTCGTGACGTCCATGCACGAACGCAAGACGCTGATGGCGGAAAAGGCCGACGGCTTCGTGGCGCTTCCCGGCGGCGTCGGCACGCTGGAAGAAATTTTCGAAACCTGGACCTGGGCGCAGCTGGGCTTTCACGCCAAGCCCTGCGGCCTGCTGAATATCGCCGGCTATTTCGACAAGCTGACGGAATTCCTGGATCACACGGTGGAAGAAGCCTTCATGCGGCCGCAGCACCGCGCCATGCTGGCGGTAGATAGCGATCCAGGTCGGCTGCTGGAGCAATTCGCCGGCTACACGCCGCCCACCGTGTCGAAATGGATAGCGCCAGCCAAGTAGTGCACGGCAGGAGCGCCCGCAGGGGCGCCGGCACGGGCACGGGCAAGGCAGGCATGCACACGAAGAATCAACGCCACGCAGGCGACCCGATCAAGACAGGCGACCCAGACAAGCTCCATGAAAACCACCACCGAACAACTGCTGCGCGATTATTTCCACGCCAAGGACGAAAACCGTCCCTGGTACATGGCCCGCGCCTTCGCGCCCGATGCGCGCCTGAACATGGTGCTCAAGACGCAGGCGATCGCCTTCCCTTCCGAAGTCGCCGGCGAACCCGCCATCGCCGATACGCTGTCGCGCGCCTTCGGCCAGACCTACGACAACGTCTACACCTTCTACCTGGACCGCCCCGCGCCGGATGCGGTGCTGGATGAATTCAGCTGCGACTGGATGGTGGCGATGACGGAGAAGGCCAGCGGCAAGGTGCGCGTGGGCTGCGGTCGCTACGACTGGCGCTTCCAGGCCGAACCGCATCGGGTCAAGCACCTGACCATCACCATCGAATCGATGGCGACGCTGCCCGCCGACACCATGCCGGCGGTGTTCGGCTGGATCACCGCGCTACCCTACCCCTGGCTGGAGCGCGGCGCGCTGGACAGCATGCCGGCGGTGCCGGGCATGGAAAACCTGCGCTGGTTGGCGCGCTGACCGGACGGCCTCACGCGTCCCGCCGCACCAGGTGGTGGCGGATCGTCAACGGCCCGATCACTTCCTGGCGCC
This genomic interval from Bordetella genomosp. 8 contains the following:
- a CDS encoding TIGR00730 family Rossman fold protein, which codes for MKLENICVYCGSNAGRQPVYAEAARAFGRELARRGLGLVYGGSSNGIMGILADAVLESGGRAIGVIPEALVKKELAHRGLTEQHVVTSMHERKTLMAEKADGFVALPGGVGTLEEIFETWTWAQLGFHAKPCGLLNIAGYFDKLTEFLDHTVEEAFMRPQHRAMLAVDSDPGRLLEQFAGYTPPTVSKWIAPAK